One genomic region from Gemmatimonadaceae bacterium encodes:
- the rsmH gene encoding 16S rRNA (cytosine(1402)-N(4))-methyltransferase RsmH: protein MSNAGAWASEYHAPVMAKEVVDVFRGCGVVLDGTLGGGGHALALLESGVRVIGIDRDPDAVAAARERLAAYETADRFRAIVANFAALDDVVDLNDTRFDGVLLDLGVSSHQLDDLARGFSFREGAALDMRMDGAVNAGGPSAAELLQEADERTLTQIFREYGDEPRALKLAREIVRRRQRRPFITSDDLVGAIRAVLGAPPRTGPAVFARLFQAVRIAVNDELGALERALPSLRDRLTPGGVIAVIAYHSGEDRIVKQTFRAWSTACTCPPRQPVCTCGGRALGTTLTRKAATASPAEVAVNSRARSAHLRAWRSAA from the coding sequence ATGTCGAATGCTGGTGCATGGGCGAGCGAATACCATGCGCCGGTGATGGCGAAGGAAGTCGTCGACGTGTTCCGCGGATGCGGTGTCGTGCTCGACGGAACGCTCGGCGGCGGCGGACACGCGCTGGCATTGCTCGAGTCCGGTGTGCGCGTGATTGGAATCGACCGGGATCCCGATGCAGTCGCGGCGGCGCGCGAGCGACTTGCTGCCTACGAAACCGCTGATCGATTTCGCGCGATCGTTGCGAACTTCGCAGCGCTCGACGATGTTGTCGATCTCAATGACACGCGCTTCGACGGCGTACTTCTGGATCTCGGCGTTTCATCCCACCAATTGGACGACCTTGCGCGCGGCTTCTCGTTTCGCGAGGGAGCAGCGCTCGACATGCGCATGGACGGAGCAGTGAATGCGGGCGGACCGAGTGCCGCCGAGCTGTTGCAGGAGGCCGACGAACGCACGCTCACACAGATTTTTCGGGAATACGGCGACGAGCCCCGCGCCCTCAAGCTGGCTCGCGAGATCGTGCGTCGTCGCCAGCGCCGGCCGTTCATCACGAGCGACGATCTGGTGGGCGCCATCCGCGCGGTGCTGGGCGCGCCTCCGCGTACTGGGCCCGCGGTGTTCGCGCGGCTCTTCCAGGCTGTGCGCATCGCGGTGAACGACGAGCTCGGCGCGCTGGAACGGGCGCTGCCGTCGCTGCGCGATCGACTCACCCCGGGAGGTGTGATCGCGGTGATCGCGTATCACTCGGGAGAAGACCGGATCGTCAAGCAGACGTTCCGTGCATGGAGCACGGCGTGTACGTGTCCGCCGAGGCAGCCGGTGTGTACGTGCGGCGGACGGGCGCTGGGAACGACACTCACCCGCAAGGCGGCCACGGCGAGCCCGGCAGAGGTCGCGGTCAACTCGCGCGCGCGGAGCGCGCACCTTCGCGCATGGCGAAGCGCCGCGTAG
- a CDS encoding tetratricopeptide repeat protein produces the protein MKAKTYRASAAVWGLAAVAFAWAPMSAAAQITRRVPIPEGTPRMMVAPFRGNEAGLGPKVSGEVIDKLTSDIPIKNLFVIPQKAVCDNLKASGFSCDSTPDPITSKLLATQLRADQYLEGQVTKNADNYKLETRMVLTRDNSMVQPLPDLEGSKLGDLIDKLSKEVQAARKQLDDEQKCENALRAGNAQDAIASARAAIAAYPQSTISRVCLGNAFVAAKAPPDSIIDVTSKAVAIDPKNKPALALLADAYKAKADTQKDTTALDKAVDTWAAELAADPKNLRLVEDVTQKIAASGRAQRAKPIIIQAVKDNPGDPSLVHLKWLILQATKDYAEAAATGEEMVQTDTSLADTSYFVRQASLYALINQPQKAAETTAKGVAKFKNNAALLSLNAQTQELAGNTQQAVDAANQAIKIDPKAEHVYLRKAKAEMDLKQPDSAVAALKQALANGEDKGNVAQFLLVLANGAYQAANADTANGQKPSLADWQKAIGTISTADSVASSPTTKFLLGVSYFRVTDIAVRQNQTDKKCDLAKTAQDAALNSQINMQAGGSVDPKTAATILGILPKYQPAIDAQVKKYCK, from the coding sequence GTGAAGGCAAAGACTTACAGGGCGAGCGCGGCCGTGTGGGGATTGGCAGCGGTCGCATTCGCCTGGGCCCCGATGTCGGCAGCCGCGCAGATCACGCGGCGCGTTCCCATTCCCGAGGGGACGCCCCGGATGATGGTGGCGCCGTTCCGGGGAAACGAGGCCGGACTCGGACCCAAAGTGAGCGGGGAAGTCATCGACAAGCTCACGTCGGACATCCCTATCAAGAACCTCTTCGTCATTCCACAGAAAGCCGTCTGCGATAACCTCAAAGCGTCCGGCTTCAGCTGCGACAGCACGCCCGATCCGATCACGTCCAAGCTGCTCGCCACGCAGTTGCGCGCCGATCAGTATCTCGAAGGACAGGTCACGAAAAATGCGGACAACTACAAGCTCGAGACGCGCATGGTGCTCACGCGCGACAACAGCATGGTGCAGCCGCTCCCCGACCTGGAAGGCAGCAAGCTCGGAGATCTGATCGACAAGTTGTCGAAGGAAGTGCAGGCGGCACGCAAGCAACTGGACGACGAACAAAAGTGTGAGAACGCGCTGCGAGCGGGGAATGCGCAGGACGCCATTGCCTCCGCGCGAGCAGCCATCGCCGCATATCCACAGTCGACCATCTCGCGCGTCTGTCTCGGCAACGCGTTCGTTGCCGCGAAGGCGCCGCCCGATTCGATCATTGACGTGACCTCGAAGGCGGTCGCGATCGATCCAAAGAACAAGCCGGCGCTCGCGCTCCTGGCCGACGCGTACAAGGCGAAGGCCGATACGCAGAAAGACACGACGGCGCTCGACAAAGCGGTCGACACGTGGGCCGCCGAGCTGGCAGCGGATCCGAAGAACCTGCGACTCGTCGAAGATGTGACGCAAAAGATCGCCGCGTCTGGCCGCGCCCAACGCGCCAAGCCCATCATCATCCAGGCCGTGAAGGACAATCCGGGCGACCCGTCGCTCGTGCATTTGAAGTGGCTCATTCTACAAGCCACCAAGGACTACGCGGAGGCGGCCGCCACCGGCGAAGAGATGGTGCAGACAGACACGTCGCTCGCCGACACGAGCTATTTCGTCCGTCAGGCATCGCTCTATGCACTCATAAATCAGCCGCAGAAGGCAGCCGAGACGACTGCAAAGGGCGTGGCGAAGTTCAAGAACAACGCGGCGCTGTTGTCGCTCAATGCGCAAACGCAGGAGCTCGCGGGTAACACGCAGCAAGCGGTAGACGCGGCGAACCAGGCCATCAAGATCGATCCAAAGGCCGAGCACGTGTACCTGCGTAAGGCGAAAGCCGAGATGGATCTCAAGCAGCCCGACAGCGCGGTTGCAGCGCTCAAGCAGGCGCTCGCCAACGGCGAGGACAAGGGCAACGTCGCACAGTTCCTCCTCGTGCTCGCGAATGGCGCGTATCAGGCGGCGAACGCGGACACGGCCAACGGCCAGAAGCCGTCGCTTGCCGATTGGCAGAAAGCGATCGGCACGATATCGACTGCGGACAGCGTCGCATCGAGTCCCACCACGAAGTTCTTGCTCGGTGTTTCGTATTTCCGCGTGACGGACATCGCGGTCCGGCAGAATCAGACCGACAAGAAATGCGATCTGGCAAAGACGGCGCAGGACGCGGCGCTCAACTCTCAGATCAACATGCAGGCGGGCGGATCGGTGGATCCCAAGACTGCGGCAACGATTCTGGGAATCTTGCCAAAGTACCAACCGGCGATCGACGCGCAGGTGAAGAAATACTGCAAGTAG
- a CDS encoding tetratricopeptide repeat protein: MADVDGRPFRTRFGAIEARLDGPEAGAERDAIKTDIIALYKEVEQEIVQLTALREDVKRLVDRWKQLGGGAPAKATNAPAFGGERPVMADHIGASTYLEKGWSLISLGDHEAAERALLKALELSPNDPQTESLLGWAQMLQDKYDEALLNFQKVLMRQPTNSLARINLGYICLKKKIFGEAIEHLSKAIRLDNDRKATLYAHFYLGLVYAEREMYEDAQTFFRKTLALGPNLIEAYYELGRVLWFDNKRDDALETWRAGLAANKFNPWGKRCGEMLKHIEDGGTPARSA, from the coding sequence ATGGCTGACGTCGACGGACGACCCTTCCGCACGCGCTTCGGCGCCATCGAAGCACGGCTCGATGGTCCCGAGGCGGGCGCGGAGCGCGACGCGATCAAGACGGACATCATCGCCCTCTACAAGGAGGTCGAGCAGGAGATCGTGCAGCTCACCGCGCTGCGCGAAGATGTGAAGCGCCTCGTCGATCGATGGAAGCAGCTGGGCGGCGGCGCGCCGGCCAAAGCCACCAACGCCCCCGCCTTCGGCGGCGAGCGCCCGGTGATGGCCGACCACATCGGCGCCTCCACTTACCTCGAGAAAGGCTGGAGCCTCATCTCGTTAGGCGACCACGAGGCCGCCGAGCGCGCGCTGCTCAAGGCGCTCGAGCTCTCGCCCAACGACCCGCAGACGGAATCGCTGCTCGGCTGGGCGCAGATGCTGCAGGACAAGTACGACGAAGCGCTGCTCAACTTCCAGAAGGTGCTGATGCGCCAGCCCACGAATTCGCTCGCGCGCATCAACCTCGGCTACATCTGCCTCAAGAAGAAAATCTTCGGCGAAGCCATCGAGCACCTGTCCAAGGCCATTCGCCTGGACAACGACCGCAAGGCCACGTTGTACGCGCACTTCTATCTCGGTCTGGTGTATGCGGAACGAGAAATGTACGAGGACGCGCAGACGTTCTTTCGCAAAACGCTCGCGCTCGGTCCGAACCTCATCGAGGCGTACTACGAGCTGGGTCGCGTGCTCTGGTTCGACAACAAGCGGGACGACGCGCTCGAGACGTGGCGCGCGGGCCTGGCCGCCAACAAGTTCAATCCATGGGGCAAGCGTTGCGGGGAGATGCTCAAGCACATCGAGGACGGAGGCACGCCCGCGCGCAGCGCCTAG
- a CDS encoding chemotaxis protein CheW has product MTAATSQQVVTFRVGDEHFAADVLSVERVLRHAAPTPVPNLPAWMEGVLEYQSRVVPVIDLRRRFGLDETDRPQAGVRIIVFRAGDEWLGALVDAVLEVANIDPAQLSPPPPLFRGLKADYVRGLLHRDGRMVILLEIERLLSATEHLELHRASLGGASSDG; this is encoded by the coding sequence ATGACAGCGGCAACTTCGCAGCAAGTGGTGACCTTTCGCGTGGGCGACGAGCATTTTGCCGCCGACGTGCTTTCGGTGGAGCGCGTGCTGCGCCACGCCGCGCCGACGCCGGTGCCTAACTTGCCGGCGTGGATGGAGGGCGTGCTCGAGTACCAGTCGCGGGTCGTGCCGGTGATCGACCTGCGGCGCCGCTTCGGTCTCGACGAAACGGACCGTCCCCAGGCGGGCGTCCGCATCATCGTGTTCCGCGCCGGCGACGAGTGGCTCGGTGCGCTGGTCGACGCGGTGCTCGAGGTGGCGAACATCGACCCCGCCCAGCTCTCGCCGCCGCCGCCGCTCTTCCGCGGCCTCAAGGCGGACTACGTGCGCGGCCTGCTGCACCGCGATGGGCGCATGGTCATTCTACTCGAGATCGAGCGGCTGCTCTCCGCCACCGAGCACCTCGAGCTGCACCGCGCGAGCCTGGGAGGAGCATCGTCGGATGGCTGA
- a CDS encoding chemotaxis protein CheW translates to MTAPTDAAPATEMLLFRASGELFALALRAAIEVVEMPALEAVPDMAEGMLGVFAIRGSYVPVFAPEVALGVSPASGHAAVVMLRRGARAVGIALEDVEDVIMVDASRLHHPRAAAGRGVMVGVERRGGDLVGIVDADALVDACVARTGESE, encoded by the coding sequence ATGACCGCGCCGACGGACGCCGCACCGGCCACCGAGATGCTGCTTTTCCGCGCGAGCGGGGAACTGTTCGCGCTCGCGCTCCGCGCGGCGATCGAGGTGGTGGAAATGCCGGCGCTCGAGGCGGTGCCGGACATGGCCGAGGGCATGCTGGGCGTGTTCGCGATCCGCGGATCGTACGTGCCGGTGTTCGCGCCGGAGGTTGCGTTAGGCGTGTCCCCGGCGTCCGGGCACGCGGCCGTGGTGATGCTGCGGCGCGGAGCGCGCGCGGTGGGCATCGCGCTCGAAGATGTCGAGGACGTGATCATGGTGGATGCGTCGCGGCTGCACCATCCGCGCGCGGCGGCGGGCCGCGGCGTCATGGTCGGCGTCGAGCGGCGAGGAGGCGACCTGGTGGGCATCGTGGACGCGGACGCGCTGGTCGATGCGTGTGTCGCGCGAACCGGAGAATCCGAATGA
- a CDS encoding chemotaxis response regulator protein-glutamate methylesterase, with amino-acid sequence MSSSRAPRTVLVVDDSAFMRKLVAEMVDGAGGFRVVGTARNGRDALSKVHALNPDLVTMDVEMPELDGIGALGYIMSEAPRPVIMLSGAATGDAGDLTIRALELGAVDFVRKPSGPISLDLGAVREQLLEALRAADQVNLQGVEVLARPHAPAQRTPAPEARAAGAATRVVAIAASTGGPRALAEIIPRFPRDLDAAVLVVQHMPPGFTRSLAERLDAQSSVPVVEAVHGDAVRTNRVYIAPGGWHMRVERAQGVGAPTIALDDSPAIWGVRPSADPLFRSVAGVFGPHAIGVVLTGMGRDGAAGVRAIHDAGGAGLAQDRESSIIYGMPHAASLGGGVDRILPLDALPAAIAELVAHDHAEEPR; translated from the coding sequence ATGTCGTCCTCTAGGGCGCCGCGCACCGTGCTGGTGGTGGACGACAGCGCGTTCATGCGCAAGCTCGTGGCCGAGATGGTGGACGGCGCCGGCGGCTTCCGTGTGGTCGGCACCGCGCGCAACGGCCGCGACGCGCTGAGCAAAGTGCACGCGCTCAACCCCGATCTCGTGACGATGGACGTCGAGATGCCGGAGCTCGACGGCATCGGCGCGCTGGGCTACATCATGAGCGAGGCGCCGCGCCCCGTGATCATGCTGAGCGGCGCGGCCACCGGCGATGCGGGCGACCTCACCATCCGGGCTCTCGAGTTAGGCGCGGTGGATTTCGTGCGCAAGCCGTCGGGGCCGATCAGCCTCGACCTGGGCGCGGTGCGCGAGCAGCTCCTCGAGGCGCTGCGCGCCGCCGACCAGGTGAATCTCCAGGGCGTGGAAGTGCTGGCGCGCCCCCATGCGCCGGCCCAACGCACGCCGGCGCCGGAAGCGCGCGCGGCCGGCGCTGCGACGCGCGTCGTCGCCATCGCCGCGTCGACGGGCGGTCCGCGCGCGCTCGCCGAAATCATTCCGCGCTTTCCGCGCGACCTCGACGCGGCCGTCCTCGTCGTGCAGCACATGCCGCCGGGGTTCACGCGCAGCCTCGCCGAGCGGCTGGACGCGCAGAGCAGCGTACCGGTGGTCGAAGCGGTGCACGGCGACGCGGTGCGCACCAACCGCGTGTACATCGCGCCCGGAGGCTGGCACATGCGCGTCGAGCGCGCCCAGGGCGTCGGTGCGCCGACCATCGCGCTCGACGATTCACCGGCCATCTGGGGCGTGAGACCGTCGGCGGACCCGCTGTTCCGCAGCGTGGCAGGCGTGTTCGGGCCGCACGCGATCGGCGTAGTGCTCACGGGCATGGGTCGCGACGGCGCGGCGGGCGTGCGCGCGATCCACGACGCGGGCGGCGCCGGCCTGGCCCAGGACCGCGAATCATCGATCATTTACGGCATGCCGCACGCCGCTTCGTTAGGCGGCGGCGTCGATCGCATCCTGCCGCTCGACGCGCTGCCGGCCGCAATCGCGGAGCTCGTGGCGCACGACCACGCGGAGGAGCCGCGATGA
- a CDS encoding chemotaxis protein CheD produces MREIRVRVADAAAAQGDAMLTTIGLGSCVAIVLHDADRRVGGLAHVLLPSESLAQDRTNRAKFPGSAVPMLLEQMQQLGARPTRITARLVGGASMFGALLPAGGLQMGERNLLATRDALGKARLPIIGEDVGGGHGRSVFFHIETGQVQVRSMVKGDVVL; encoded by the coding sequence GTGAGGGAAATTCGCGTGCGGGTGGCCGATGCGGCCGCGGCGCAGGGCGACGCGATGCTGACCACGATCGGGCTCGGCTCGTGCGTCGCCATCGTGCTCCACGATGCCGACCGGCGCGTGGGCGGGCTGGCGCACGTGCTGCTGCCGAGCGAATCCCTGGCGCAGGACCGGACGAACCGCGCCAAGTTTCCCGGCAGCGCCGTGCCGATGCTGCTCGAGCAGATGCAACAGTTAGGCGCGCGGCCCACGCGCATCACGGCGCGCCTCGTGGGCGGGGCGAGCATGTTCGGCGCGCTCCTGCCGGCCGGCGGCCTCCAGATGGGCGAGCGCAACCTCCTCGCCACGCGCGATGCGTTAGGCAAGGCGCGGTTGCCCATCATCGGCGAGGACGTCGGGGGCGGACACGGGCGCAGCGTGTTCTTTCACATCGAGACCGGCCAGGTGCAGGTCCGCTCCATGGTGAAGGGCGATGTCGTCCTCTAG
- a CDS encoding protein-glutamate O-methyltransferase CheR — MTEAAMDREFEQLTAKIARERGFACASYKEKCLRRRIAVRMRARGVHTYPEYAGVLDADAHEYDLLLDALTINVTKLFRNWETFRAIESACVPALWSLPDPALRIWSAGCASGEEAHSLAILMHRYVSERGESSRLGRVTVIGTDIDRASLEAARRGAYVEAAFADTPAVLREWYFSPTSPHVVHDAVRRMVRFEHRDLLNESPPMPELHLIACRNVLIYFDRDTQEALFQKFHDALAPGGFLVLGKVETLFGPARSRFQAVEPRERIFRRQ; from the coding sequence GTGACCGAGGCGGCGATGGACCGCGAGTTCGAGCAGCTCACGGCGAAGATCGCGCGCGAGCGCGGCTTCGCGTGCGCCAGCTACAAGGAGAAGTGTCTGCGCCGCCGCATCGCCGTGCGGATGCGTGCGCGCGGCGTGCACACGTACCCGGAGTACGCGGGCGTCCTCGATGCGGACGCGCACGAGTACGATCTCCTGTTGGACGCGCTCACGATCAACGTCACCAAGTTGTTCCGGAACTGGGAGACGTTCCGCGCCATCGAGAGCGCGTGCGTGCCCGCGCTCTGGTCGCTGCCCGATCCCGCCTTGCGCATCTGGAGCGCCGGCTGCGCATCCGGCGAGGAGGCGCATTCGCTCGCCATCCTGATGCACCGGTACGTGAGCGAGCGCGGCGAATCGTCGCGGTTGGGCAGGGTGACGGTGATCGGAACCGACATCGATCGCGCGAGCCTCGAGGCGGCGCGTCGCGGGGCCTACGTCGAGGCGGCGTTCGCCGACACGCCGGCGGTGCTGCGCGAGTGGTACTTCTCGCCCACGTCGCCGCACGTGGTGCATGATGCGGTGCGCCGGATGGTGCGGTTCGAGCACCGCGATCTCCTGAACGAATCGCCGCCGATGCCGGAGCTGCACCTCATCGCGTGTCGCAACGTGCTCATTTATTTCGACCGCGACACGCAGGAGGCGTTGTTCCAGAAATTCCACGACGCGCTGGCCCCCGGCGGGTTCCTCGTGTTGGGCAAGGTCGAGACGTTGTTCGGTCCCGCGCGCAGCCGCTTCCAGGCCGTCGAGCCGCGGGAGCGCATCTTCCGGCGGCAGTGA
- a CDS encoding DUF4388 domain-containing protein has translation MAIKGSLREASLPDVLQLLAMGQKTGCLSVTDRSNFGYIYFDRGRISYASIVNRRDRLGDMLVKAAVLTQTELDSAIDIQGTQHRHKRLGEILIEQQILSREELHRYIRIQIEEAVYYLFTWTQGTFSFEGDIRPDEHDVLVSINPESLLLEGARRVDEWSLIEKKVPSFDIIFGVDDGRLAASEAQLTPLQEQLLPLIDGRRDVTALIDASGAGEFEVGKALYGLATAGFLHIIGKSRPVDEVALEARVEEHRNLGAAFYKTGMYEEATREFRRVVELQENDVQARFFLSLVAMREGRWSEAVLTLREAAAQPGARAAVFHNLAYALERLGHHDESREALAEAARRGGAEDPRTRISLGVLALKRGDLAEADELLTSARALFGKKMPLPAWFHYAALAAALRDDLDRAVTLITEGLAAHPRGPVLCNTLAVLFERRGDLSAAGQAAERGLVENGALPQLHKNLGDALYGAGRYDEALEAYQRAIKLNPALGDDVYCKLGNIRYKWQDKDQAMAYWERALALNPDNQSLRANLDLVRSLPA, from the coding sequence ATGGCGATCAAGGGCAGTCTGCGCGAAGCGAGCTTGCCGGACGTGCTGCAGCTCCTGGCGATGGGACAGAAGACCGGCTGTCTCAGCGTCACGGACCGCAGCAACTTCGGCTACATCTACTTCGACCGCGGCCGCATCTCGTACGCATCGATCGTGAACCGCCGCGACCGGTTAGGCGACATGCTGGTCAAGGCCGCCGTGCTCACCCAGACCGAGCTCGACTCGGCCATCGACATCCAGGGCACGCAGCACCGCCACAAGCGGTTAGGCGAAATTCTCATCGAGCAGCAGATCCTCTCGCGCGAGGAACTGCACCGCTACATCCGCATCCAGATCGAAGAGGCGGTCTACTATCTCTTCACGTGGACGCAGGGGACATTCAGCTTCGAGGGCGACATCCGGCCCGATGAGCACGACGTCCTCGTCTCGATCAACCCGGAGTCGCTGCTGCTCGAGGGCGCGCGACGGGTGGACGAGTGGAGTCTCATCGAGAAGAAGGTCCCGAGCTTCGACATCATTTTCGGCGTCGACGACGGACGCCTCGCGGCGAGCGAGGCGCAGCTGACGCCGTTGCAGGAGCAGCTGCTGCCGCTCATCGATGGGCGCCGCGACGTGACCGCGCTGATCGATGCATCCGGCGCCGGCGAATTCGAGGTGGGGAAGGCGCTCTACGGATTGGCGACCGCGGGGTTCCTGCACATCATTGGGAAGTCGCGGCCCGTCGACGAAGTGGCGCTCGAAGCGCGGGTGGAGGAACATCGCAACCTGGGCGCGGCATTCTACAAGACGGGGATGTACGAGGAAGCGACGCGTGAATTCCGCCGCGTCGTGGAGCTGCAGGAAAACGACGTGCAGGCGAGATTTTTCTTGTCGTTGGTGGCGATGCGTGAAGGCCGATGGTCCGAGGCGGTGCTCACGCTGCGCGAAGCGGCGGCGCAGCCCGGCGCCCGGGCGGCGGTGTTCCACAATCTGGCCTACGCGCTCGAGCGGTTGGGCCACCACGACGAGTCGCGCGAAGCGCTGGCCGAGGCGGCCCGGCGCGGCGGCGCCGAGGACCCGCGCACGCGTATTTCGTTAGGCGTGCTGGCGCTCAAGCGCGGCGACCTCGCCGAGGCCGACGAGCTGCTCACCAGCGCGCGCGCGCTGTTCGGGAAGAAGATGCCCCTGCCGGCCTGGTTCCATTACGCAGCGCTGGCCGCCGCGTTGCGCGACGACCTCGATCGCGCCGTCACGCTCATTACCGAAGGCCTCGCGGCGCACCCGCGCGGTCCGGTGTTGTGCAACACGCTGGCGGTCCTGTTCGAGCGCCGCGGCGATCTCTCCGCCGCCGGACAGGCGGCGGAGCGCGGCCTCGTGGAAAATGGCGCGCTGCCCCAGCTCCACAAGAACCTGGGCGACGCGCTCTACGGCGCCGGCCGATACGACGAAGCCCTGGAAGCGTACCAACGCGCCATCAAGCTGAACCCGGCGTTAGGCGACGACGTCTACTGCAAGTTGGGCAACATCCGCTACAAGTGGCAGGACAAGGATCAGGCAATGGCGTACTGGGAGCGCGCGCTCGCGCTCAATCCGGACAACCAGAGTTTGCGGGCGAATCTCGACCTCGTGCGGAGTCTGCCGGCGTGA
- a CDS encoding DnaA/Hda family protein: MELDARYRFENYIVGSANRLAVSAARAVAQAPGAAFNPLFIYSGSGLGKTHLLLAIGHLGRQLQPDLKVAYSTVDELVDELNASVASSAVDALRERYQNVNVLLLDDVQFLAGRRETQSEMLRLFNGLQRAGRQIVLTSDRPPTEIADLDERLISRFSGGLVVDVGAPDYETRAAIVRLKCDERGATFEAGVLDELARIPFGNVRELQGALNRLIASQTLGERAVTPQNVRDVLGERPEAGAAVAAPRAAAVLSRNGGSEFSSFLSDLSAVVAQQIEPWRIRLLEVMSRWREAGFLTAAIERALESTEEPDVEATVRQYESAVARLQSLAREAGALDAALAASDLFRDPERVGEAELAVARLLGAAEPPPGPSPDFVRSDFEVGPSNQLAVHAADTVIEEPGKKYNPLVIYGPAGVGKTHLLNALGNELIALRGGATTVACVSAAQFTEELIAALRDGAIERWRARYRVVDVLIIDDVHECAGTERTQEELFHIFNALYASGRQIVLSMRCAPRQIEGLEDRLRSRFEGGLVVEMQPPDHVLRERLYARSLAAADVRHDRSLVDYLAARAVGSVSEITSTVQRLTQAADVVGVPLTAGFARKELEGRLAAPAMAHNGTGHPADPMFLDEEKVIWDWPDLSGRAIEEFR, translated from the coding sequence GTGGAGTTGGACGCGCGCTACCGCTTCGAGAACTACATCGTCGGGTCGGCGAACCGCCTCGCCGTGTCGGCGGCGCGCGCCGTGGCCCAGGCGCCGGGCGCTGCGTTCAACCCGCTGTTCATCTACAGTGGATCGGGGTTGGGCAAGACGCACCTCCTGTTGGCCATCGGCCACCTCGGCCGGCAGTTGCAGCCCGATCTCAAGGTTGCCTATTCCACGGTCGACGAGCTGGTGGACGAGCTCAACGCGAGTGTCGCGTCGAGCGCGGTGGACGCGCTGCGCGAACGCTACCAGAACGTCAACGTGCTGTTGCTGGACGACGTGCAGTTTCTGGCCGGGCGCCGCGAGACGCAGAGCGAAATGCTGCGGCTGTTCAACGGCCTGCAGCGGGCCGGACGGCAGATCGTCCTGACGAGCGATCGTCCCCCGACGGAAATCGCGGATCTCGATGAGCGGTTGATCTCCCGATTTTCGGGCGGGCTCGTGGTGGACGTCGGCGCGCCCGACTATGAGACCCGCGCGGCGATCGTGCGGCTCAAGTGCGACGAGCGCGGCGCGACGTTCGAGGCAGGCGTGCTCGACGAGCTGGCGCGCATCCCGTTCGGCAATGTGCGCGAGCTGCAGGGCGCGCTGAACCGGCTCATCGCGTCGCAGACGTTAGGCGAACGCGCCGTGACGCCGCAGAACGTGCGCGACGTGCTGGGCGAGCGGCCGGAGGCCGGCGCGGCGGTGGCGGCGCCGCGCGCGGCCGCGGTGCTGAGCCGGAACGGCGGCAGCGAGTTCTCGAGCTTCCTGAGCGATCTGAGCGCGGTGGTTGCCCAACAGATCGAGCCGTGGCGGATCCGGCTGCTCGAGGTGATGTCGCGCTGGCGGGAAGCCGGGTTCCTGACCGCGGCGATCGAGCGCGCGCTCGAGAGCACCGAGGAGCCCGACGTGGAGGCGACGGTGCGCCAGTACGAGAGCGCGGTCGCGCGCCTCCAGTCGCTGGCGCGCGAGGCCGGGGCGCTGGATGCGGCGCTGGCGGCGTCGGATCTCTTCCGCGACCCGGAGCGGGTGGGCGAAGCCGAGCTCGCGGTGGCCCGTCTGTTAGGCGCGGCCGAGCCGCCGCCGGGCCCGTCGCCCGACTTCGTGCGCTCGGACTTCGAGGTGGGCCCGTCCAACCAATTGGCCGTGCACGCCGCGGACACGGTGATCGAAGAACCGGGCAAGAAGTACAACCCGCTCGTGATCTACGGGCCGGCCGGCGTCGGCAAGACGCACCTCCTCAATGCGTTAGGCAATGAGCTGATCGCCCTCCGCGGGGGCGCGACCACGGTGGCCTGCGTGAGCGCGGCCCAGTTCACCGAAGAGCTCATCGCCGCGCTCCGCGACGGCGCCATCGAGCGGTGGCGCGCGCGGTATCGCGTCGTCGACGTGCTCATCATCGATGACGTGCACGAATGCGCGGGCACCGAACGGACGCAGGAAGAGCTGTTCCACATTTTCAATGCGCTCTACGCGAGCGGCCGGCAGATCGTGTTGTCGATGCGCTGCGCGCCCAGACAGATCGAGGGCCTCGAGGACCGGCTGCGCTCGCGCTTCGAGGGCGGTCTCGTGGTCGAGATGCAGCCGCCGGATCACGTGCTGCGCGAGCGGCTGTACGCGCGGTCGCTCGCCGCGGCCGATGTGCGCCACGACCGATCGCTCGTCGACTATCTGGCGGCGCGCGCCGTGGGAAGCGTCTCCGAGATCACGAGCACCGTGCAGCGGCTAACGCAGGCCGCGGACGTCGTGGGCGTGCCGCTCACGGCGGGCTTTGCCCGCAAGGAGCTCGAGGGCAGGCTGGCCGCGCCGGCGATGGCGCACAACGGCACCGGGCATCCCGCCGACCCGATGTTCCTCGATGAAGAAAAGGTGATCTGGGACTGGCCCGACCTCTCCGGTCGGGCGATCGAGGAGTTCCGGTAG